The Bacteroidota bacterium sequence TCGATCTTCGATCCCTCACTCATATTTCAGCGCCTCCACCGGATTCGCCATAGATATCCGTATGGCTTGTACGAGCACCGTCAGGATGGCGATCACGATGGAAACAAGGCTTGCGACAATAAAAACCCATGAAAATTGCATGATGCTGATACGGTACGAAAAGTTATCAAGCCAGTCGCGGATGAACCACCAGGCCAGGGGCCAGGCAATGATGTTGGCAATCAGCACCCAACGAATGAAATCGCGTACCATAATTATCGATAACAGGCCGGGGGAGGCTCCCAGGACTTTCCTGATGCCTATCTCTTTCGTCCGTTGTTCTGCAGAGAAAGAAGCCAGTCCGAGCAAACCCAGGCAGGCAATAAATACCGCCAGTATCGTGAAATAGATGAACAAGCGGCTCATCTTCTGCTCCGACTGATACTGATTATCCAATTCCTGATCCAGGAAAAAATAATCGAAAGGAAAAGTCTGCTCATGGCTTTCCCAAACTTCTTCAACGCTGCCCAGAGAGCTTTCCAGGTTCCCGGGCAAGGTGCGGATCACAATAAACTCAGGTTCTTCATTGCTTATTCTTATCATTGCAGGCTCCACGGGCTCATGCAACGACTTGAAATGGTAATCTTCCAGGATGCCGATGACCTTCAGCACCTCATTTGTGTCTCCTCCAAAACCATAAATGGTACGGCCCACAGGATCTTCCCAGCCGAGCTTCTTCTTCAGCGTTTCGTTGATCAGGATGCTGTTGCTGTCGGCCGGTGAACTCCCCTCATATCCCCTTCCTTCAATGATGTTCATCCCCAAAGCATCAATGAGATCAAAATCTCCGTAAATGGTATATATGATCCATGGGGCATCTTCCGGTATCCCTTCCGGCTGGTATCCTATCCCGTTTAATCCTTTGGTCGGGACGGAAGTTGAACTCCCTACCATTCTGATTCCCGGGATCTGCTCCAGTTCTTGCTTCATGGTATTGAACCGGTTCATGGTATTCTCCCCTCTGAGTGGCAATACCAGGACATTCTCCTCATCGTAACCTAATCTCTTGCTTTTAAAGTAATCCATCTGGTAAAAAACAAACACGGTGCTGATCAGCAGGATCACGGAAATGGTAAATTGAATCACCACTAAGGTATTCCGCAGAATACTCCTTTTCTTTCCTCTGTAAAGATCTCCTTTTACGACTTTAACCGGCTGAAACGACGAAAGGTAAAAGGCAGGATAACTGCCTGCAACAATCCCGACAAAAACCACCAGAACTAATAATGCCAGGGGTATCTGCCAGCTTGTAAGCACCCCCAGGCCAAGCTCCAGCGAGGTAAGCTGGTTGAAAAGCGGTAAGGTTATTTCCACCAGCAACAAGGCTATGATCATGGCAAGGAAACTCAGGATAACGGATTCACCGATGAACTGCCCAATGAGGGAACTTCTGTATGCCCCGGCAACCTTCCTGATCCCTACTTCCCGCGCCCTGTTTACCGACCTGGCAGTGGTCAGGTTCATGAAATTGATGCAGGCGATGATCAGAATGATCACAGCAATAGCACCAAAGACATATATGTAGTTGATGTCGCTGTTCGGACTCATTTCAGCCATCAGGTTCGAGTGAAGATGTATACTGGCCACCGGCTGCAGGTACATCCTGAATTTTATTTTGTCTGTCTTCGATAAAAATGGAATATGACGCAGTAAAAAATCCGGGAAACGGCTTGTAAGCTCTTCAGGATCAGTTCCTGGAAGTGTCCTGATGTATGTGTAAAGATTCAATGATCCCCAGTCTTCATAATTGTTGACGGCAGATTCGCCAAGCGTATGAAATGAGGCCAGTATATTGAAATCCAGATGTGTATTTGCCGGCGGGTCTTCCAGGATGCCGGTGATTTTCACTTCCCTCTCGTTGTTCAGTCGTATCGTTTTGCCTACCGCACTGCCTTTCTCAAAGAATTTTCGGGCTATTGATTCTGATAACACTACTGAATTGGGCTCCCGCAACGCTGTCTTTGGATCTCCCTCCAGCAGTGGGAAATCGAAAATTCCCAAAAACATGGAATCAACAAAGTATATATTATTCTCGTAAATGTTTTTGTCTTCATAACTCAGCAGCGTCTTTTCTCCACCCGATACAATCCTTGTTACAGCAATTACTTCAGGAAAATCTTCCATGATGACCCCGGTAATGCCACCCGATGAGACCGCCACATTAAAAAAATCACCCGAAAACTCCCCATCGAAAGCTGTGCGGTAAACATTTTCATGTTCATGATGGAATTTATCGTAACTCAGCTCATTTACGATGTATATCAGGATTATCAGGCAGGCGGCCATGCCGATCGCCAGTCCCAGCAAATTGATCAGAGAATACCCCTTTTGTTTCCAGAGGCTTCTGAAAGCGGTCTTTAAGTAATTCTTAAACATAGGATTAGGATAAGATGACATCTCAGGCCACTGAGATGTCATCTGTTAAACTATTCATACTTTATCGCATCCACAGGATTGGCATTCGCCGCTCTGATTATATGGAAACTGATCGTGACAATGCCTATGATTAGCGCAAGGGCACCTGCCAGGAGAAAGGTATACCATTGTAGGCTCTGATAATAGACAAAGCTGTCTTTCAGCCAGATGTCTATTCTCCACCAGGCAATGGGTACGGCCAGGATAAATGCAACCATGATAAGTACCAGGAAGTCGCTGTAAAGATGAAACAGGATGTCGGTCACCGATGCCCCTACGACCTTTCTGATGCCGATCTCCTTGTTTTTCTGTTCCGCTATGAAGGATGACAATCCAAGCAAACCGAGTAAGGCAATGAAGATGGTCAGAAAGGTGGCAATGCTGAATATCCTGCTGATCTTTTCCTCATTCTGGTACATATTATTCATGTTGCTTTCCAGAAAATCATAGTCGAAAGGCCGCTTCGCACCGAAATCATTCCATTTCTCCTCAATGAAAGCAAGGGTTTCTTTCAGCTTCCCTTCCCGTATCCGTATGGAAATATTATAGGGGTTGAATTGCGCGATAAACATGATCATGGGTTCAACCGGGTTATGCAGGGAACGAAAGTTGAAATCTTTCACCATTCCAATCACCTTCATGGGCCTTCCAACTCTTCCATCCAGCTCCAGTTCATAATCGATGCGCTTTCCAACAGGATCATCATACCAGCCGAGCGACCGGGCCCCCGTTTCGTTAATGACTACTGCCCCTGTATCATCGGTTGCCATATTCAGGTCGAAATCCCTTCCTTTCAGAACCTCCATCTGCATTGTCCCGATAAAATCATAATCCACCTGGGCCAGTATCAGAGAGCTTTGCACCATCTGGCTGTCTTTTTCCACATTCATTACCTGAATCCAACTGATTTCGCCGGGAACCTGTGAGCTTCTTGTAACACCCAATATGTCAGGATTCTGCATCAGCTCCTTCTTAAACGATTCTCCTTTGCTGCGAAATGCCGAATCCTGTAACTGCAACACGATAACATTTTCCTTGTTGAAGCCCAGGTCTTTATTTTTCAGGAAATTCAGTTGATTGGTCACTGCAATGGTAGCAATGATCATCACTATGGCGATGAAGAACTGTACCACTACAAGTATCCTTCTCATCCAGCCTTTCCCTTTGGCAGAAGTATCCCCGCTGCCTTTAAGGGCAACAACAGGTGATACCGACGACAGATAGAAAGCGGGATAAATTCCTGATAAAAACCCTGTGAAAACAGCAACAAGTGCAATGATCACGAAAATAAGCGGATCGGAAGCGAAATGTATGGTCTTTTCTGTTAATGTATTAAAATCAGGAATCAACAGGTATACTGCGAAGATCGCTATCAGCATAGCAATCACGGAGAGGATGACCGATTCCCCGATAAATTGCCGTATCAATTGTCCCCGGTATGCCCCCGAAACCTTTCGTATACCAACCTCACGACCCCGGTTTGTCGACCTTGCAGTGGCCATGTTCATATAATTGATGGCCGCCAGCAACAATACAAACACTGCTATCGCGGAAAAAATGTAAATATATCCCTTGTTGCCGGTTGTCTGGTTAGCTGCCAGCCCGGTCCGGAAATGCGTATCCGCCAGCGGTGTAGTCAGCAACTGGAAACTGGCATTGATCTGATCTCCGATAGACTTCATATACTTTTCGTAAAAAGCCGGAAATTTATCGTAGATGCTCTGAATGTCTGCATTTTCATGCAACAGGATGTATGTATAAACTCCTATATTCCAGAATCTTATAGGCTCCATGCTGTTGAACTCATCCACACCTTGCTCCTCCGCAATGGTGGCTCCCGAAAGAAGGGCATCAAACCTGACATGGCTGTTGGCCGGCAGGTCGCGTATCACACCGGTTACCTGGTATGTGTTGCCGCTTCCCGTGGTTATCATTTCACCCATCGGGTTTTCATTACCAAAATACTTTTTGGCGATCTTTTCGGTGAGCACTATGGTTTTTGGCTCGGTCAGTGATTTTTCCGGACTTCCCAGAATGAATTCATGCGTGAATACATCAAAAATGGTTGAATCGCAGAAGTAAAAATTCTCCTCGTAATACTCCTTGGTGCCATATTTTATGAGGGCATTTCCAGCACCGTATAGTCTCACAAACTCTTTTACTTCAGGAAACTCCAGTTTGAATGCCGGTCCCATGGGCACCGGTACAATGGCAAACCTGTCTACCTTGTTATTGATGTTAAACTCCGAATCAAGCCGGTGTATCCTTGGATGTTTTTCATGGTATTTGTCGTACCCCGATTCATCCCGTATATAAAACAGGATGAAAACAAAGGTGGCCATACCCACCGACAGTCCCAGAATATTGAGAATAGTATAAAACTTGTTTCTCATGAAATTCCGGAAAGCGCTTTTTAAGTAATTGGTTAACATAGGAATTCATTATTAATCCTGGAACTGGGCGGGCATATCTTGTTCCGGATATAATAATCCGTTTACAAACATCCCCGCCAATAATTAATCTATTGCCTGTTGCCAGGCGATTCTGCCTTATAGTAAGGTCTTTTTGATGTTTTCCGTAACGATCTGGCCGTCGAAAAGCTGAACTATCCTTCCGGCGTATTCGGCATCACGTTGTGAGTGAGTTACGATGATTACCGTGGTACCGGCCTGGTTCAGACTTTCGATGAGGTTCATCACTTCCTCACCATGAGCGGAATCGAGGTTACCGGTTGGCTCGTCGGCCAGGATAAGCTTCGGACCTGCAACCACGGCACGGGCCACTGCCACACGCTGCTGCTGTCCTCCCGATAACTGTAAGGGGAAATGCTTTCTGCGGTGTGCAATCTGCATCTTCTCCATGACCTCTTCCACGCGTTCTTTCCGCTTCGACGACGGTAACCCCAGGTAAATCAACGGCAATTCGATGTTTTCAAATACGGTCAGCTCATCGATCAGATTAAAGTTCTGAAACACAAATCCAATGTTCTCTTTCCTCAGCCTGGCGCGCTGCCTTTCAGAAAAGCGCGATACTTCATTCCCAACAAAGAAATATTTGCCTCCCGTTGGGTTGTCAAGCAATCCCAGGATGTTCAACAGGGTTGATTTACCACATCCTGAAGGACCCATGATGGCCACAAATTCTCCTTTTTTAATCTCAAGATTGACTTCATTCAGGGCAGTAGTCTCTACTTCATCCGTACGGAATACCTTTACCAGTTGTTCCGTCTTGATCATTAAGTTATTTTCCATTTTATCCGAATTAAAGTTAGTATATTGACGTTTCTAAAACATTCCGGTTACAATTAACTTGCTATTTATTCATATTTCAATGCTTTCGCAGGATTAGTCCTGGCAGCACTGAAAGCTTTCGCACTTACTGTTATTACTGAGATAAGTATCGAAATCAGTGCAGTCATTCCAAATACCCATAGATTAACCCCAGGGCTATAAGCAAAACTGTTCAACCAGTCTTTGATAAAGTAATAGGCAGGTACCCATGCAATCAGGTTTCCTATCACTACAAGTAAAAGAAATTCTTTTCCCAGCAACTCGATAACTGAAGTTGCGGATGCACCCAATACTTTTCTGATCCCGATTTCCCTTGTCTTCTGTTCGGCAATATATGAGACCAGCCCCAGCAAACCAAGACAAGCAACAATTATCGCGAAAATTGTAAAATATGTGATCACCTTACCCATGCTGAGTTCCGATTTATACATATTGTCGTAATATGAATCCAGGAAGAAATAATCCATAGGTAGTGAATGTTCCGTTTGCGACCAGATCCTGTCGATATCGACCAGAGTCTTCTGCATATCATTTGTGGAAAGTTTGACCAGAAGATAGCGATTATATGCGGGGTAAATATGTATCATTAAAGGTTCAACTTCATTGTGCAGGGAAGCAAAATGAAAATCAGCCGCTATACCCACAATGTTGCCGCTTTTAGGTTCCTGAAGCCCGTAGAGATATTCAAACCTTTGACCGACAGGGTTTTCTAATTCAAATTCTTTAACAGCGGCTTCATTTAATATAAATGCTGAGTTTTCATCGTTACCCGGAGTATTGTAAAAATCCCTCCCTTCGGATATTTTAATCCCAAGTGTGCGGAGAAGATCAGCATCTCCCGATAATACCCTGATGCCTATCACATCCTCCCCTTCTTCCTGGTTTTCCACCTCTTCCTGGGCTAATCCGGGTATCCTGACTGTCAGATACGGAATTCGTTGCCCGGGTATTCCTGAACTGGCTGACATGAATTTAACTTCGGGCAGCTTCATCAGTTCATTCTTAAGGGATGTTATCCGGCCCTGATCATTCCGGGTGGGCATGGAGATTACCATTACCTGTTCCTTTTCGAATCCTAGGTTCTTCTTGTTAATAAAATGAATCTGGCGGTATACGGTTATGGTTGCAATAATTAGCAAAACAGAAATGGC is a genomic window containing:
- a CDS encoding ABC transporter permease, whose translation is MFKNYLKTAFRSLWKQKGYSLINLLGLAIGMAACLIILIYIVNELSYDKFHHEHENVYRTAFDGEFSGDFFNVAVSSGGITGVIMEDFPEVIAVTRIVSGGEKTLLSYEDKNIYENNIYFVDSMFLGIFDFPLLEGDPKTALREPNSVVLSESIARKFFEKGSAVGKTIRLNNEREVKITGILEDPPANTHLDFNILASFHTLGESAVNNYEDWGSLNLYTYIRTLPGTDPEELTSRFPDFLLRHIPFLSKTDKIKFRMYLQPVASIHLHSNLMAEMSPNSDINYIYVFGAIAVIILIIACINFMNLTTARSVNRAREVGIRKVAGAYRSSLIGQFIGESVILSFLAMIIALLLVEITLPLFNQLTSLELGLGVLTSWQIPLALLVLVVFVGIVAGSYPAFYLSSFQPVKVVKGDLYRGKKRSILRNTLVVIQFTISVILLISTVFVFYQMDYFKSKRLGYDEENVLVLPLRGENTMNRFNTMKQELEQIPGIRMVGSSTSVPTKGLNGIGYQPEGIPEDAPWIIYTIYGDFDLIDALGMNIIEGRGYEGSSPADSNSILINETLKKKLGWEDPVGRTIYGFGGDTNEVLKVIGILEDYHFKSLHEPVEPAMIRISNEEPEFIVIRTLPGNLESSLGSVEEVWESHEQTFPFDYFFLDQELDNQYQSEQKMSRLFIYFTILAVFIACLGLLGLASFSAEQRTKEIGIRKVLGASPGLLSIIMVRDFIRWVLIANIIAWPLAWWFIRDWLDNFSYRISIMQFSWVFIVASLVSIVIAILTVLVQAIRISMANPVEALKYE
- a CDS encoding ABC transporter permease; the protein is MLTNYLKSAFRNFMRNKFYTILNILGLSVGMATFVFILFYIRDESGYDKYHEKHPRIHRLDSEFNINNKVDRFAIVPVPMGPAFKLEFPEVKEFVRLYGAGNALIKYGTKEYYEENFYFCDSTIFDVFTHEFILGSPEKSLTEPKTIVLTEKIAKKYFGNENPMGEMITTGSGNTYQVTGVIRDLPANSHVRFDALLSGATIAEEQGVDEFNSMEPIRFWNIGVYTYILLHENADIQSIYDKFPAFYEKYMKSIGDQINASFQLLTTPLADTHFRTGLAANQTTGNKGYIYIFSAIAVFVLLLAAINYMNMATARSTNRGREVGIRKVSGAYRGQLIRQFIGESVILSVIAMLIAIFAVYLLIPDFNTLTEKTIHFASDPLIFVIIALVAVFTGFLSGIYPAFYLSSVSPVVALKGSGDTSAKGKGWMRRILVVVQFFIAIVMIIATIAVTNQLNFLKNKDLGFNKENVIVLQLQDSAFRSKGESFKKELMQNPDILGVTRSSQVPGEISWIQVMNVEKDSQMVQSSLILAQVDYDFIGTMQMEVLKGRDFDLNMATDDTGAVVINETGARSLGWYDDPVGKRIDYELELDGRVGRPMKVIGMVKDFNFRSLHNPVEPMIMFIAQFNPYNISIRIREGKLKETLAFIEEKWNDFGAKRPFDYDFLESNMNNMYQNEEKISRIFSIATFLTIFIALLGLLGLSSFIAEQKNKEIGIRKVVGASVTDILFHLYSDFLVLIMVAFILAVPIAWWRIDIWLKDSFVYYQSLQWYTFLLAGALALIIGIVTISFHIIRAANANPVDAIKYE
- a CDS encoding ABC transporter ATP-binding protein → MIKTEQLVKVFRTDEVETTALNEVNLEIKKGEFVAIMGPSGCGKSTLLNILGLLDNPTGGKYFFVGNEVSRFSERQRARLRKENIGFVFQNFNLIDELTVFENIELPLIYLGLPSSKRKERVEEVMEKMQIAHRRKHFPLQLSGGQQQRVAVARAVVAGPKLILADEPTGNLDSAHGEEVMNLIESLNQAGTTVIIVTHSQRDAEYAGRIVQLFDGQIVTENIKKTLL